A single Oncorhynchus clarkii lewisi isolate Uvic-CL-2024 unplaced genomic scaffold, UVic_Ocla_1.0 unplaced_contig_4449_pilon_pilon, whole genome shotgun sequence DNA region contains:
- the LOC139402010 gene encoding sphingosine 1-phosphate receptor 1-like, producing MEMEASRAAYAGAFPTESIGSLPTNTSPSLLQFFWDYQNNDVIVTHYNYTGKLQTDRYREGLKPEAIAFLVVCLLIVLENAVVLIAIWTNKKFHLPMYYLLGNLTLSDLLAGVTYMANIIMSGPNTLRLTPILWFLREGGVFITLAASVISLLAIAIERHVTMVTMKPYHGAKKGRLLALIGGSWALAGLLGVLPVLGWNCMGHLDHCSTVLPLYAKSYILCCVSVFSGVLLAIVVLYARVFRIVRTNTQRQRLGGAKGSLRKGLARKSQKYMALLKTVTIVLGVFIACWLPLFLLLGLDSFCPARRCRLLLKADYFLGVAMVNSLLNPIIYTLTSKDMRRAILKLLCRPCLMTKDGQVKRMGVPFLECSFSKTEVASKKLEGLETTISSGNIVTAQSPIKTLYPKLFKV from the exons ATGGAGATGGAAGCCTCCCGTGCTGCTTACGCTGGGGCCTTCCCCACTGAATCTATAGGCTCTCTACCCACCAACACCTCTCCAAGCCTGCTCCAATTCTTCTGGGATTACCAGAACAATGATGTCATTGTGACGCACTACAACTACACAGGCAAGCTCCAGACAGACCGGTATCGTGAAGGGTTAAAACCTGAAGCCATAGCCTTCCTGGTAGTGTGTCTTCTTATCGTCCTGGAGAATGCTGTGGTTCTAATAGCCATCTGGACCAATAAGAAGTTCCACCTGCCCATGTACTATCTCCTAG GTAACCTGACTCTGTCAGACCTCCTGGCCGGTGTCACCTACATGGCTAATATCATCATGTCTGGTCCTAATACACTGAGACTAACTCCAATACTCTGGTTTCTGAGGGAAGGAGGCGTCTTTATCACGTTAGCCGCCTCCGTCATCAGCCTATTGGCCATCGCTATAGAACGCCACGTTACCATGGTGACAATGAAACCATACCACGGGGCAAAGAAGGGTCGGCTGCTGGCTCTGATCGGGGGGAGCTGGGCGTTAGCAGGGCTGCTGGGGGTGCTCCCCGTCCTGGGCTGGAACTGTATGGGTCATCTGGACCACTGTTCCACGGTTCTCCCGCTCTACGCCAAGTCTTACATCCTGTGCTGCGTGTCCGTGTTCAGCGGCGTGCTCCTCGCCATCGTCGTTCTCTACGCCCGCGTCTTCCGTATCGTGCGCACTAACACCCAGCGCCAACGCCTCGGAGGAGCAAAGGGAAGCCTTCGCAAAGGCCTCGCCAGGAAATCCCAGAAGTACATGGCACTCCTCAAGACAGTCACTATTGTACTCGGCGTCTTCATCGCTTGTTGGTTGccgctcttcctcctcctcggcCTGGACTCATTCTGCCCTGCCCGCCGCTGCCGACTGCTCCTCAAGGCGGACTACTTCCTGGGCGTTGCCATGGTGAACTCGCTCCTCAACCCCATAATATACACCCTGACCAGCAAAGACATGCGTCGCGCTATTTTAAAACTGCTCTGCCGCCCGTGTCTCATGACCAAGGACGGGCAGGTGAAGAGGATGGGGGTGCCGTTCCTGGAGTGTAGCTTCAGTAAGACGGAGGTGGCATCGAAGAAGCTGGAAGGCCTGGAGACGACGATCTCCTCTGGGAACATCGTCACGGCTCAGTCACCCATAAAGACTCTCTACCCCAAGCTCTTCAAGGTCTAA